From the genome of Bradyrhizobium sp. ORS 278:
CGTCGCCGGGTTCAACTGGATGGAGTCGATGGCCTCGTTCACGCAAGGCCGCTCGGCGATGTGGATCGACGGCGTCGGCTGGGCGCCGCCGCTGGAGGATCCCAATGCCTCGCGCGTGGTCGGCAAGGTCGGCTACACCGTGGTGCCGGCAGGTCCCAAGGGCCAGTACTCGGCGACCTATGGCGACGGCATCGGCATTGCGGCGGCGAGCAAGAACAAGGAGGCGGCTTGGCTGCTCTGCCAGTGGCTGGTGTCGAAGCCGCAGGGCGCCCGGCTGGTGCAGGCCGGCGGCGGCGTGCCGTTCCGCAACTCGGTGCTCAACGATGCCGAGATCCAGGGCGGCGTGAAGATGCCGAAGGAATGGCTGCAGTCGGCGATCGACTCCGGCAAGATCAGCAAGCTCGGCCTGCCCGTGATCATCCCGGTCGCCGAATTCCGCGACATCGTCGGCGCGGCGCTCACCGCGACGCTGTCGGGCGCCGATCCCGCCACCGAGCTGAAGAAGGCGCACGAGCAGTTCCGCCCGATCCTGGAGCGCAGCGAGAAAGCGTGAGCACGATCGTCGAACAGGCGGGCGCGGCAGCGGAAGCTGCTGCGCCGGAGCGCGCCTTACGGCCGCCGTCCTACTGGCCTTTCGTGGTGCCGGCGCTCGTGACGGTGCTCGCAGTGATCATCTTCCCCTGGCTGTTCACGATCTGGATGAGCTTCCAGGAGTGGAAGGTCGGCTCGCCCACGACGTTTGTCGGACTGGCAAACTATCTGCGCTTGCCCACCGACCCCCGCTTCGTCGAGGCGGTCGGACACACGCTGTCCTACACCGCGCTGTCCGTCCTGCTGCCGCTGGTGCTTGGCACCTTTGCCGCGGTGCTGTTCCACGCGCGGTTTCCGGGACGTGGTCTGCTGCGCGCGCTGTTCATCATGCCGATGATGGCGACGCCGGTGGCGATCGCCCTGGTGTGGACGATGATGTTCCACCCTCAACTCGGCATTCTGAACTATCTGCTGTCGCTGGTCGGCCTGCCACCGCAGCTCTGGGTATTTCACCCGGGTACGGTGATCCCGTCGCTGGTGCTGGTCGAGACCTGGCAATGGACGCCGCTGGTCATGCTGATCGTGCTCGGCGGCATCGCCTCGCTGCCGACCGAGCCCTATGAGAGCGCGCAGATCGACGGCGCCTCGACCTGGCAGATGTTCCGCTACATCACGCTGCCGCTGATCATGCCGTTTCTGTTCATCGCCGCAATGATCCGCGCCATCGACGCGATCAAGAGCTTCGACATCATCTTCGCCATCACCCAAGGCGGACCGGGCTCGGCGTCCGAGACCATCAACCTCTATCTCTACAGCGTCGCCTTCGTCTATTACGATCTCGGCTATGCCTCGGCGATCGCGGTGGTGTTCTTCGTCCTGATCATCGCGCTCACCGCCCTGCTCCTGGTGCTGCGCCGGCGCGCGCAGTGGACTGCGCTGGGGAACGAGGCATGACCGTCAACACCATCCTCGGCCGGCTCGGCTTGGCGATCGGCGTCTTCCTGATCGTCTCGCCTGCGATCCTGTTCTTCCTCTGGATGATCTCGCTGTCGGTGAAGTTCGAGGTCGACAACGCCGCCTATCCGCCGGTGTTCTGGCCCGAGCATTTCGCCTGGAAGAACTACACCGACGTGCTGTCGTCGAACCGCTTCTTCACCTACTTCAAGAACAGCCTGCTGGTGACGGGCGGAGCGACGGCACTGGCGATGCTGGTCGGCGTCCCCGCCGGCTACGGCATCGCCCGCATGGCCGCGCACAAATCGGCGATCGTGATCCTGATCGCGCGCATCACGCCGGGCCTGTCCTACCTGATCCCGCTGTTCCTGCTGTTCCAGTGGCTCGGCCTGCTTGGTACGCTGTGGCCGCAGATCATCATCCATCTGGTGGTCACCGTGCCGATCGTGATCTGGATCATGATCGGATATTTCGAGACCACGCCGATCGAGCTCGAGGAGGCCGCGCGGATCGACGGCGCCACGCGCTGGCAGGTTTTCCGCCATGTGGCATTGCCGGTGGCCAAACCCGGGCTCGCCGTCGCCTTCATCCTCGCGGTGATCTTCTCGTGGAATAATTTCGTGTTCGGCATCGTGCTCGCGGGACGCGAGACACGCACCTTGCCGGTCGCTGTCTACAACATGATCTCGTTCGATCAGCTGAGCTGGGGCCCGCTCGCGGCTGCCGCGCTGATCGTGACGCTACCGGTGCTGCTGCTCACAGTCACAGCGCAGCGGCAGATCGTGGCAGGACTCACAGCGGGAGCCGTGAAAGGAGGCTGAATCTGGCAACCCAGCGCGCGTCTTCGCCGTGATCGTTTCCCTATGTGAAATGCCGGAGCAAAGCTGCGGCAAAATGTCGGGACTGCCTTCGTCAGGCCACGATCTCCCACTTGGTTACCGGAATGGAACCGGGATTCGCAGGTCTGCTCGCTCCAAGCTCCGGTCGTTTCTCGCAGGTTCCTGATCGTCTCTGTGCCGGCTTCGTTCCAGCCGAATATATCGCGTACGCACGATCGACCGGCCGGGATTGGCGCTCCCGTTGGTCTGCCGTGCAAATCTCTCACCGGCTGAACGCCCGACCGACGAAAGCTTCATGACGTCCGATCGCGACGCCCCCGCGCCAGACCACATGACGGCCGTGTTGCAGACCGAACTGCTCGACTCGCCGCCCGAGCCGGGGTTCGACCGCGTCACGCGGCTCACGACACGGCTGCTGCAGGCGCCGGCTTCGATCATCGCGCTGGTCGATCGCGACCGGCAGTTCTTCAAGAGCTCGGTCGGGCTGTGCGAGCCGTGGGCCTCGCTGCGCGAGACGCCGCTCAGCCATTCGTTCTGTGAGCATGTCGTATCCTCGGCCGCGCCGCTGGTCGTCAACGACGCCAACCAGCTGCCGCTGGTGCGGAACAGCCTGTCGACCGCCAGCCTCTGCATCATCGCCTATCTCGGCGTTCCGCTGCGGCTGCCCGGCGGCGAGGTGATCGGCGCGCTCTGCGCGATCGACTACGTGCCGCGGACCTGGACCGACGACGACATCGCGCAGCTGACCGAGCTCAGCGAGATCGTCATGGACGAGATCGCGCTGCGCACCGAGAACGCGCGGCGACGCCGAATCGAGCAGCATCAGCGTGTTCTGGTGCATGAACTCAATCATCGCGTGAAGAACACGCTTGCGCTGGTCGACAGCGTGATCGCGCTCAGCATCCGAGCGGATCCAGGACTCGCCGAGTTCGGCGAGGTTCTGCGAAGCCGCATCGCTGCTCTCACCCGCAGTCACGCGCTGGCGCTGGATCGCGGCCGCGAGGCGATCGGTCTCGACGAGCTGGTCCGCGCCGAACTGGCGCCGCTGCAATCCGACCGTGTTGCCGTCGTCGGCCCGGCCGTGCAGCTCGCGCCCGGGATTGCGCTCTATCTCTCCATGGGCCTGCATGAGCTCGTCACCAATGCGGTGAAGTATGGCGCGTTGTCGACCGGGGCCGGGCGTGTGGCGCTGCAATGGACGCACGCAGACGAGCGGCTCAGGCTGTCCTGGCAGGAGAGTGGCGGCCCGCCCGTCACCCCGCCGGCCCGCAACGGTTTCGGCTCGCTGCTCTTTGAGCGCATTCTCGGTGCGGCGCTGAAGGGCCAGGTGACGCGCGACTTCGCCGCTGACGGACTGAAAGTGACCTTCGATCTGCCGCTGACACCGTGACATCGATCAGCCGCGCTGGCCGCGCCGCCGCGTCAGGGTGATCTCGGCGAGGATCGACATCGCGATCTCTTCCGGCGTGATGGCGCCAAGGTCGAGCCCTGCCGGCGCCTTCACCCGATCGAGCCGCGCGACATCGATACCATCCCTGAGGAGCTTGTCGCGCAGGCTGTCCATCTTGCGGCGGCTGCCGACGAAAGCGTGGTAGGCGGCCTCGCAGCCGAGTGCCGCGCGCAATGCGGCCTCGTCACCCCGGCCCTGCGTCGACACGACAACAAACCGGCGCCCGCCGGCGAGACCGTCCAGCGTGAAGCCGTCGATCAGGCGATCCGCCTCCGGCGTGGCGACGAGATCGGCGGCTGGAGCGGCGAGGGTGACGTGATAGCCGAGTGGCCGCGCCTGCGCAGCCAGTGCCAGCGCCACCGGGCTGGCGCCGAGGATCAGCAGCGCGGGATGCGGCAGAACCGGCTCGACGAAAATATCCATCGTGCCCTTGCTCGGGCACATGTTGGCGGCGAAACGCACGCCCTCCTTCGTCTCCCCGGGCTGGACGCCAAGCTCGGCGAGAATATTTTCCGGCTGCACCGATACCATCCGCGGCACGCCGTCGGACAACGCATCGCGCGCCGCCTTCAGCACGGCGCCGCGGGCGCAGCCGCCGCCGATCCAGCCGGCGACGATCGTCCCGTCAGGCCGGATGATCGCCTTGGCCCCCGCTTTGGCGGCCGTCACCGACACCGTGCGCACGACGGTGGCCAGCACGAAGCTTTCATCGGCGGCTTTCAACTGCGCGGCGAGGTCGAGCATCTCCGTGGACATTGTCATGGATGAGCTCCTCTTTTCGGCATGGCCTCACAACTTCGCCAGATACGGCTCCAGCGCCGCGAGCGAATTCAGCGTGTGCGCGGGCGCGTAGAGATCGACGTAAGGCAGCGCGGCCTTGATGCCGCGCGCCTCGGGCGCGTAGCTGTCCCAACCGAGCATGGGGTTGAGCCAGACGATGCGGCGGCAGCGGCGGCGCAGCTGCGCCATTTCGCGATCAAGCAAATCAGGATCGCCAGTATCGTAGCCGTCGGAAACGATCATCACGCAGGTGCGCGAATGAATCACGCGCGCCGCGTGCCAGCGGTTGAAGGTCGCCAGGCTTTCGCCGATGCGGGTGCCGCCGCCCGCGCCCTGCGCCATCATCGACAGCCGGTCGAGCGCGCGCGCGGCGTCCCGCTCCTTCATCGCATCGGAGACGTAGGCGAGCCGGGTGTGAAACAGGAACGCTTCGGCCTCGCGAAATGCGTCGAGCACGCCGTGGATGAAGCGCAGGAACACGGCGGTGTAGGCGCTCATCGAGCCGGAGGCATCGAGCAGCACCACCAGCCGCAGCGGCTTCACCTTGCGGCGGCGATGCACGAGCGCGATCGGCACGCCGCCATGGCTGATGTTGCGATGGATGGTCCGGCGCAGATCGAGCCGCTCGCCCGTGCGCCGCAGCTGGTCGCGCCGCGTCAGCCGCGTGCGCATCGCCTTCGCGAGCCGCGCCGCCGCCTCATGCGCCAGCGCGACCTGGTTGGGATCGGCAAGCCTGCGGAAATCAGTGTCGCCGATCGTCTCCACGCGCGAGGCGCCCTCGCGAACGCCCTCGCCGCCAGTCTCGCGCGGCGTCTCGTCGCCCGGCACCTGGTCGGTCGCGCCCTGCGGCCCCCTCTCGCCGGCCCCTGCGTCCTGCAGGCTCTTCAAGGAGGGGCTGTTCGCCGCCTGCGCCGATCCCGACGTCAGAACTCGCGAGCGCACGCGCTTGCCGAGCCAGAACGCATCGAACAGCCCGTCGAAACGCTCCCATTCGCTCTTCCGCGCCGCGAACAGATGCTTGAAGGCGGAACGCAGCAGGCCGGGCCTGTCGGCATAGCCCGCGGCCATGACAGCCGCAGCGTCCCGCCCTTCCTTCAGGCCAACCGCGAAGCCGTTGTCCCGCAATGTCCGAAGGAACGCGCCGAGGCGGCCGGCGACCAGACGCGCCACCGCGTCCAGGTCCTCGTGGTCGGGCGTGGCGCCGCAGCAGCTCATGCGACCTTCCCCAGCAAGCGCGCGGTTACCTCGCGCGAGACCCGCGCGCGGTCTTCATGGGTCTTCAGCAGGCAGATCAGCGTGTCATGGACGACCTCGGGCTGATCCTTGAGATCGCGGACGTCGAGCCCGACCAGCGCCGCCGCCCAGTCCAGCGTCTCGGCGACACCGGGCACCTTGCGCAGTTCCTCCTTGCGCAGACCCTCGACCAGTCGCGCGATCTGCAGCGCAAGCGAGGCAGAGGCGCCATCGATCCGCGCCAGGATGATGCGCGCCTCGCGGTCGACGTCGGGATAGTCGACATAGTGATACAGGCAGCGGCGGCGCAGTGCGTCGGACAATTCGCGGGTGCCGTTGGAGGTCAGGACGACGTGCGGGATGCTGGTCGCCGTGATGGTGCCGAGCTCGGGAATCGAGATCTGGAAGTCGGACAGCAATTCCAGCAGGAATGCCTCGAACTCGTCGTCGGCGCGGTCGATCTCGTCGATCAGCAGCACCGGCGGGGTGACGCGGCGGATCGCAGCGAGCAGCGGCCTTTCGAGCAGATATTTCTCGGAGAAGATCTGGTCTTCGATGGCATCGGCGTGGCCACGATGCGCCTCGATCGCCAGCAGCTGGCGCTGGTAGTTCCACTCATACAGCGCGGCGCTCTGGTCGAGTCCCTCATAGCATTGCAGCCGGATCAGCTCGGTGCCTTCAACCGCGGCCAGCGCCTTCGCCACCTCCGTCTTGCCGACGCCGGCCTCGCCCTCTAGCAGCAGCGGCCGCTTCAACAGCTGCATCAGCGCAATCGCCGTCGCCAGCTCGCCATCGGCAATGTAGCCGCAGGCGGCGAGAGATTGCGCGATGTCGTCGCGGGTTTTCATAGGCGTTTGTTTTCTCAATCTTACCGCGACCTTGATGCGATTCCCCCAATGTGGGGGAGAGCTAAGGAGGGGTGGCTCCAAGCGATACTGCCGCCGGAGACATCCACCCCAACCCCTCCCCGCAAGGCGAAGGGGAGCTCACGGCCGATGCCGCGATGTCGTCTGCCGCAATGTCGTACGCTTTCTCCGCGTCATTGCGAGCGAAGCGAAGCAATCCAGGGGCTCGGGTAGGACTCTGGATTGCTTCCGCCGTCGCCCTTCGGGCTATGGCGGACAGGTCGTCGCTTCGCTCCTCGCAATGACGGTGGAGCCAGAGGTCAGTCTACGCCACAACACCCAAAGTCTTCGCGGCCTGCCAGTTGCGCCAGAAGTCGTGGGGCATCTGGATGTGGGTGGCGCCGAGGAACGAGAAGGCGTCGTTCACCGCATTCGAGAACGCCGGCACGCCGCCGACATTGGGGCTTTCGCCGACACCCTTGGCGCCGATCGGGTGGTGCGGCGACGGAGTCACCGTGTAGTCGGTCTCCCAATGCGGCGTCTCCACCGCGGTCGGCATGAAGAAATCCATGAACGAGCCGGTGACGACGTTGCCCTCGGCATCGTAGCGGATCTCCTGGCCCATCGCGATGGCGAAGGCTTCGGTGAGGCCGCCATGGACCTGGCCCTCAATGATCATCGGGTTGATGCGGGTGCCGCAATCGTCGAGCGCGTAGAAGCGCCGGACCTTGTACACGCCGGTGTCGACATCGATGTCCATCACGCAGAGATACGCGCCGAACGGATAGGTCATGTTGGGCGGATCGTAGTAGCTCACCGCCTCCAGTCCCGGCTCCATGCCGGGAGGAACCGAGTTATATGCGGCCCAGCAGATGTCCTTCATCGACATCGCCTTCTCCGGCAGGCCCTTGACCCGGAAGCCGTCGATGTCCCATTCGAGGTCGTCCTCGTGGACCTCGAGCTTGTAGGCCGCGATCATCTGCGCCTTGGCCTTGATCTTCCGAGCCGCCATGGCGATGGCCGCGCCGGCGACCGGCGTCGAGCGCGAGCCGTAGGTGCCCAAGCCGTAAGGCGCGGTATCGGTGTTGCCCTCCTCGACCATGATGTTGTCGGCGGGAATGCCGATCTCGCTGGCGATGATCTGCGCCCAGGTGGTCTCGTGGCCCTGACCCTGGCTCTTGGTGCCCATGCGCGCGATGCCGGCGCCGGTCGGGTGCAGCCGGATCTCGCAGGAATCGAACATCGCGATGCCGAGAATGTCGCAGTTCTTGGACGGGCCGGCGCCGACGATCTCGGTGAAGAAGCCGATGCCGATGCCCATGATCTCCCGCGTCTCGCCGCGCTTGAAGGCGGCGCGCTTCTCGGCCTGCTCCTTGCGCAGACCGGCGTAGTCGACCGTCTCCATCATCTTTCGCATGGCGGTGTGATAGTCGCCGGAATCGTATTCCCAGCCGAGCGCTGAGTGATAGGGGAACTGCTCCGGCTTGACGAAGTTCTTCAGCCGCAGTTCGGCCGGATCCATGCCGAGCTTTTGCGCCAAAATGTCCATCGCGCGCTCGATGCAATAGGCCGCCTCGGTGACGCGGAACGAGCAGCGGTAGGCGACCCCGCCCGGCGCCTTGTTGGTGTAGACGCCGTCCACCGCGAGATGCGCAACCGGGAAATCATACGAGCCGGTGACGATGTTGAAGAAGCCGGCCGGCCATTTCGACGGATCGGCGCAGGCATCGAAGCCACCGTGATCGGCCAGCACGTGGACGCGCAGGCCGGTGACCTTGCCGTCCTTGGTCGCGGCGATCTCGGTCGTCATGTGATAGTCGCGCGCGAACGCGGTCGCGGTGAGGTTCTCGATGCGGTCCTCGACCCATTTCACCGGCTTGCCGGTGACGATCGAGGCCACCGCCGCACAGATATAGCCGGGATAGGCGCCGACCTTGTTGCCGAAGCCGCCGCCGATATCCGGCGCGATGACGTGAATCTTCTGCTCCGGCAGTTTCGCGATCAGCGACACCACGGTGCGGATCACATGCGGCGCCTGGAACGTTCCCCAGATCGTCAGCTCGCCCTTGATCTTGTCGAACGAGCAGACGCACTGACAGGTCTCGAGCGGCGACGGATGGGTGCGGTGATAGGAGATCATCTCCTTGATCGTCACATCCGCCTTCTTGAACGCGGCATCCGTCAGCTCCTTGTCGCCGACGCTCCATTCGAAGATGTGGTTGTGATGCTTGCGCGGCCCATGCGCGCCTGTGGTCTTGCCGGCGAGGTCCTCGCGCAGGACCGGCGCATCCGGGTCCATCGCCTTGAACGGATCGACCAGCACCGGCAGCGGCTCATAGTCGACGACCACCTTCGAGACGCCGTCATCGGCGGCGTAGCGGTCGGTGGCGACGACGAAAGCGACCTCCTGGTTCTGGAACAGCACCTTGCCGTCGGCGAGCACCATCTGCACGTCGCCCGCGAGGGTCGGCATCCAGGCGAGGTTGACGGTCTTCAAGGTCTCGGCGGTGATCACCGCGAGCACGCCCGGCACCTTGAGCGCCTCCTCGGTGTGGATCGCCTTGACCCGGGCATGCGCATGCGGCGAGCGCACGAAGTCGCCATGCAGCATGCCCGGCAGCTTGACGTCGTCGACGTAATTGCCCTTGCCTTGCGTGAAGCGGATGTCCTCGACGCGCTTGCGCCGGCAGCCCATGCCTTCGAGGGCGGCTTCGCGTTGTTCCCGCGTGGGAGTCATGTCGTTCATTCCGCGGCCTCCTGGAATTCAACGCCGTTGATCTTGGCGGCGGCGTATTGGATCGCCTTGACGATGTTCTGATAGCCGGTGCAGCGGCAGATGTTGCCGGAGATGCCGGCGCGGATCTCGGCTTCGGTCGGCGACGGATTTTCCTTCAGCAGCCGATGCGCGCGCAAAATCATGCCGGGCGTGCAGAAGCCGCATTGCAGGCCGTGCATCATGCGAAAGCCTTCCTGCAGCGGCGACAGGGTGCCGTCGGCGTTGGCCATGCCTTCGATCGTTGTGATCTCGGCGCCATTGGCCTGCACCGCGAGCATGGTGCAGCTCTTTACGCTCATGCCGTCGATATCGACGGTGCAGGCGCCGCAATGGCTGGTCTCGCAGCCGATATGCGTGCCGGTGAGCTGCGCCTGCTCGCGCAGGAAGTGGACCAGCAAAGTGCGCGGCTCGGCGAGGCCCTCGACCTCGCTGCCATTCACCTTCATCGTGACGTGGGTTTTGGGCATTCGGTGCTCCCTGGAAATCTTCTTCGAACTTTGGGCCAGCTATCAGCGGCGGTGTCGGGAGGCTCCCTCTCCGCGTTGTTCACGGGGAGAGGGTCAGCCAGACGAGTGGTGGACGCGGTGAGACTTGTCCCGCCTCACCCGCGTGCGCAGCCTCCGGATCGATTCCCTACTTCGCCCGGCTCGCCGCGCGCTGCAGCGCGCGCATCACCATGATGCCACCGACATGGATGCGATATTCGGCCGGGCCGCGCGCGTCTGACGCCGGCTGCATGATCGCGCGTGCGGCGGTCGCGGCCGCCTTCAGCGCCGCATCATCCAACGTGGTCCCGATCACCGCGTTCGCCGCGTCGGTCGCCAGCAGCGGCGTCTCGTGCAGGTTGGTCAGCGCGATCACGCAAGTCGCGACCTTGCCGCCGGCCATGGTCAGCACGACGCCGGCCGCAGCGGTCGCATAGTCGCCGACCTTGCGCTTCAGCTTCTCATAGGCATGCCCGTGCCCCGCCGGCGGAACTGGAATGCTGACCCTGGTCAGGATCTCGCCAGGCTCGAGCGCGGTGAAGTACGCGCCCTGGTAGAAGTCGCGCGCGGCAACTTCGCGGGCGCCGTTCGGGCCTTCCAGCCGATAGCTCGCGTCCAGCGCCAGCATCAGCGCCGGCATGTCGTTGCCGGGATCGCCATTGGCGACGTTGCCGCCGAGCGTGCCGCGGTAGCGCACCTGCGGATCGGCGATCAAAAGCGCCGTCTCGTGCAGAATCGGCAGGGTGGTGCCGATCTCGGCGGACGCCAGCAGCTCGGCCTGGGTCGTCATGGCGCCGATCACGATGCGGTCGCCATCGCGGCAGATGCCCTTGAGGCCGGCGATGCCGTGCAGATCGACCAGATGCGCCGGGGTCGCCAGCCGCAGCTTCATCATCGGCAGCAGGCTATGGCCGCCGGCGAGCGGGCGGGCCTCGTCGCCGAGATCGGCGAGCAGCTTGATCGCATCGCCGACGCTGGCAGGCCGGTGATAGTCGAACGGGCCAGGAATCATGCTGGTTCCCTCCTGTGCTGGCCTGCCTTTTGCGGCTTGGCCGTTTGCTTGCTGCGACCGGTGCTTGCTGCGACGGACGTTCGTGCTGCAGCAGCGAAAGGCGAGCAATCGATCGCGGATTGCGCGGAGCGTCGATCGGGATCGCCCACCGCGCAACGGGGCGGACACGGAGAGCCGTGAATTCGCACGAATTGCGGAGCAACGCGCACGAATTGCGTCAGCCACGGCGACCCAATTGCGCGAACGGCGTGCGAGAAGAGACACGAAGGCGCGCAGACAGGCGATGCTTGCGGTGTCGATGGACGTGCGTTGCGGGAAGTGGGTGCGCCGAATATTGCGGCTGCGAAATCAACGTTCTGACATCAGGCCGGCCGCCGCAGCCCAAGCCGCGCCTTCACCTCGGCGACCTTGGCGCGGCTCACCGGCACGCGCGGCTTCGACGGGCCGTCGAGCTCGATGATCGCGCCCTCGCCCTCCTTGCCGACGAAGGTCACGTGCTCGATCGCGACGATGTGACTGCGATGGACGCGGATGAAGCGGCCGGGATCGAGCTGCGCCTCGGCCTCGGAGATCGACCACGGACACATCCGCTCGCGGGTGCCGTCATGTACCCTGGTGTAGTGCGCGTCGGCGCGGACGCTGCGGACATCACTGGCATCGATGAAATGGGTGCCGTTGGCGCCTTCGAGCGGCAGCCGCGCCGCTGCAACGCGTGGCGGCTGGCCGATGCCGCCGAGCGGCGCGGCCTTGACGCGCGCGGGCGCAACACTCTCGACGGACTCGGGAGGAGTCGGCGCCACGGGATGCGCCGGCGACGGCGGGCTGACCGGTTCCGGCGCGAGTTCGGGGGCTGGCTCGACCATCACCGGGGTCGGCTTCGACGGGCGCTGGGGCTCGGGCACCAGCGACAGCAGGAAGCCGGCGGCGACGACGAAGCACAGCACAGAGACCACGATCGCCAGCGCCTGCGGCGACGCAGCAAGCCCTGCGGCCACGTGCTGATGGCCCTCGCCCGCCGGCACCACATGCATGCCCAGCATCGCCGTATAATGCATACCGGAGACAG
Proteins encoded in this window:
- a CDS encoding MHYT domain-containing protein, which translates into the protein MIEGYDPYLVALSVVIASLGGYTGFSLTARIRSGPGANPRVLLSGAAGILAVGIWTMHFVGMMAAPLPPDAVYLVLPTIISFLICALVVGISLFFVSIGDPSAQRLIPSALLLGAGIASMHYVGMHGLAGRFGLTHDPLLVALSVAIAIVAAYGGLRIFLARQDGLRLAISALAFGVAVSGMHYTAMLGMHVVPAGEGHQHVAAGLAASPQALAIVVSVLCFVVAAGFLLSLVPEPQRPSKPTPVMVEPAPELAPEPVSPPSPAHPVAPTPPESVESVAPARVKAAPLGGIGQPPRVAAARLPLEGANGTHFIDASDVRSVRADAHYTRVHDGTRERMCPWSISEAEAQLDPGRFIRVHRSHIVAIEHVTFVGKEGEGAIIELDGPSKPRVPVSRAKVAEVKARLGLRRPA